The proteins below are encoded in one region of Sebastes fasciatus isolate fSebFas1 chromosome 16, fSebFas1.pri, whole genome shotgun sequence:
- the taok1b gene encoding serine/threonine-protein kinase TAO1: MPSSVRAGSLKDPDVADLFFKEDPEKLFSDLREIGHGSFGAVYFARDIRTNEVVAIKKMSYSGKQSNEKWQDIIKEVKFLQRIRHPNSIEYKGCYLREHTAWLAMEYCLGSASDLLEVHKKPLQEVEIAAITHGALQGLAYLHSHNMIHRDVKAGNILLTEPGQVKLADFGSASIASPANSFVGTPYWMAPEVILAMDEGQYDGKVDIWSLGITCIELAERKPPLFNMNAMSALYHIAQNESPTLQSSEWTDYFRNFIDSCLQKIPQDRPHSDDMLGHAFLQRERPETVLMDLIQRTKDAVRELDNLQYRKMKKILLQEAHNGPTAEAQDGDEELEPGGGRTGTVNSVGSNQSIPSMSISASSQSSSVNSLNEAAQDSRSELDLMEGDHTVMSNSSVIHLKPEEEESLSGEQAASSEPSSEPQPTPAQVPRKHYRNREHFATIRTASLVTREMQEHEQDSELREQMSGYKRMRRQHQKHLMGLENKLKGEMDEHRLRLDKELESQRNNFTQEMEKLLKKHQAALDKDLKTFTNDEKKFQQHIQVQQKKELSSFLESQKREYKLRKEHLKEELSENQSTPKKEKQEWLSKQKENIQHFQAEEEANLLRRQRQYLELECRRFKRRILIARHNVEQDLAREELNKRQTQKDLEHAMLLRHHESMQELEFRHLGTIQRARAELIRTQHQTELTNQLEYNKRRERELRRKHVMEVRQQPKSLKSKELQIKKQFQETCKTQTRQYKALRNHLLESTPKSEHKAVLKRLKEEQTRKLAILAEQYDHSINEMLSTQALRLDEAQEGECQVLRMQLQQELELLNAYQSKIKMQTDAQHDKERRELEQRVSLRRALLEQKIEEEMLALQNERLERIRSLLERQAREIEAFDSESMRLGFSNMVLTNVAPDSQGGWGGGGGGGQGAQGGGHWPGGGGVGSAGGGGHNSHHHQGGSSSQQPWGHPMLAGGPPPWSLHHPGGGNQRGSAGGAGGVRNSPQAMRRTSSGGRNEQGMSRSASITSQISNGSHLSYT, from the exons ATGCCCTCCTCTGTAAGGGCAGGGAGCCTGAAGGATCCGGATGTGGCTGATCTTTTCTTCAAAGAAGACCCAGAGAAGCTTTTCTCTGACCTCCGAGAGATTGGCCATGGCAGCTTCGGCGCCGTCTACTTT gcACGGGACATACGCACCAATGAGGTGGTGGCAATTAAAAAGATGTCCTACAGTGGCAAACAGTCTAATGAG AAATGGCAGGACATTATAAAGGAGGTGAAGTTTCTCCAGCGGATCCGGCACCCCAACAGTATAGAATACAAAGGTTGTTACCTCCGTGAGCACACAGCATGG CTGGCGATGGAGTACTGTCTCGGCTCAGCCTCCGATCTGCTAGAAG TTCATAAAAAACCTTTACAAGAAGTAGAGATTGCTGCCATTACACATGGTGCTCTGCAGGGGCTGGCCTACCTTCATTCCCACAATATGATCCACAg gGATGTGAAGGCAGGTAACATTCTGCTGACTGAGCCTGGGCAGGTCAAACTGGCAGACTTTGGCTCTGCCTCCATTGCCTCACCTGCCAACTCCTTTGTGGGAACGCCATATTG GATGGCCCCTGAGGTGATTCTAGCTATGGACGAGGGCCAGTATGATGGGAAGGTGGATATCTGGTCCTTAGGGATCACCTGTATAGAATTAG CGGAGAGGAAACCTCCCTTGTTTAACATGAATGCAATGAGTGCCTTATACCACATAGCGCAGAATGAAAGCCCCACGCTGCAATCCAGTGAATG GACGGATTACTTTAGAAACTTTATCGATTCTTGCCTTCAGAAAATCCCCCAGGACAGACCGCACTCTGACGACATGCTGGGT CATGCGTTTTTGCAGCGTGAACGTCCAGAAACCGTGCTAATGGATCTTATTCAGAGGACCAAGGACGCAGTGCGAGAGCTGGACAACCTGCAGTACCGCAAGATGAAGAAGATCCTCCTGCAGGAGGCCCACAACGGACCCACAGCAGAAGCCCAGGATGGGGACGAG GAGCTGGAGCCGGGCGGAGGTCGGACGGGGACAGTGAACAGTGTCGGCAGTAATCAGTCCATTCCCAGCATGTCCATCAGTGCCAGCTCCCAGAGCAGCTCTGTCAACAGTCTAAACGAAGCGGCCCAGGACAGCCGCAGCGAGCTGGACCTGATGGAGGGAGACCACACAGTCATGTCCAACAGCTCCGTCATACACCTCAAACCG gaagaagaggagagtcTCTCTGGGGAGCAGGCAGCCAGCAGTGAACCCTCCTCTGAGCCCCAGCCAACACCAGCTCAGGTCCCGAGGAAGCACTACCGCAACAGAGAGCACTTTGCCACCATACGCACAGCGTCACTC GTGACCCGCGAAATGCAGGAACACGAGCAGGACTCGGAGCTGCGGGAGCAGATGTCGGGATACAAACGCATGAGGCGGCAGCATCAGAAGCACCTGATGGGCCTGGAGAACAAGCTGAAAGGGGAGATGGATGAGCACAGGCTGAGGCTGGACAAAGAGCTGGAGAGTCAGAGGAACAACTTCACGCAGGAGATGGAGAAGCTGCTCAAAAAACACCAGGCGGCTCTGGACAAAGAC CTTAAGACGTTTACCAACGACGAGAAGAAGTTCCAGCAGCACATCCAGGTGCAGCAGAAAAAGGAGCTCAGCAGCTTCCTGGAGTCACAGAAGAGGGAGTATAAACTACGCAAGGAGCACCTCAAAGAG GAACTGAGCGAGAACCAGTCGACTCCCaagaaagagaaacaggagTGGTTGTCCAAGCAGAAAGAGAACATCCAGCACTTCCAG gcggaggaggaggcaaACCTGCTGAGGAGACAGAGGCAGTACCTGGAGCTAGAGTGTCGGCGGTTCAAACGCAGGATCCTCATCGCCAGACACAATGTGGAGCAGGATCTGGCCCGAGAG gagctGAACAAACGGCAGACACAGAAGGACTTGGAGCACGCCATGCTGCTCAGACATCATGAGTCGATGCAGGAGCTGGAGTTCAGGCACCTGGGGACAATACAGAGGGCGCGGGCAGAGCTGATCCGAACCCAGCACCAGACGGAGCTCACCAACCAGCTGGAATACAataagaggagggagagggagctgAGGCGCAAGCATGTCATGGAGGTCCGCCAGCAGCCTAAGAGCCTCAAG TCTAAGGAGCTTCAGATTAAGAAGCAGTTCCAGGAGACGTGTAAAACCCAGACCAGGCAGTACAAAGCCCTCAGGAACCATCTGCTGGAGAGCACGCCCAAGTCTGAACACAAGGCCGTGCTCAAGAGGCTGAAGGAGGAGCAGACCAGGAAGCTGGCCATCCTGGCCGAGCAGTACGACCACTCCATCAACGAAATGCTCTCTACGCAGGCT CTTCGGTTGGACGAGGCTCAAGAGGGGGAGTGTCAGGTCCTGAGgatgcagctgcagcaggagctGGAGCTGCTCAACGCGTACCAGAGCAAGATCAAGATGCAAACAGACGCTCAGCACGACAAGGAGCGgagggagctggagcagagggTCTCTCTGCGGAGGGCTCTGCTGGAGCAGAAG ATTGAGGAGGAAATGCTCGCGCTGCAGAACGAGCGCCTGGAGCGAATCCGCTCACTGCTGGAGCGCCAGGCCCGAGAGATCGAGGCCTTCGACTCGGAGTCCATGCGGCTGGGCTTCAGCAACATGGTGCTCACTAACGTGGCTCCCGATTCCCAGGGAGGCTgggggggaggaggtggaggtggccAGGGGGCTCAGGGGGGAGGCCACTGGCCCGGAGGAGGTGGAGTAGGAAGCGCCGGCGGCGGCGGCCACAATAGTCATCACCACCAGGGGGGCTCCAGCTCACAGCAGCCCTGGGGTCACCCCATGCTGGCTGGGGGCCCGCCACCCTGGAGCCTCCACCACCCCGGAGGAGGGAATCAGAGGGGGAGCGCGGGAGGCGCTGGAGGGGTGAGGAACAGCCCGCAGGCTATGAGGAGGACGTCATCAGGGGGGAGAAATGAACAGGGCATGAGCAGGAGCGCCAGCATCACCTCTCAGATCTCCAACGGATCCCACCTGTCCTACACCTAG